CTTATAATACGTTATGAACCCTTAAGCTTTAACTCATGGCTGTACTGGCGGTTGACCTTGGAGGAACAAAATTGGCACTGGCTGTTTTTTCTGATGATGGCGAAGTGCTGCATAGAACTGCATATCCCCTGGATAAACGTGTGGGCAAAGCTGTGGGAGCACTGATCACAGATGCGGTGCAGCGGATACCCATACAAGTGAATGCAATAGGCATTGCCATTCCCGGTATCTGCAGGCATCAGAGCGGTACCGTATGGGCTCCCAATATTCCCGGCTGGGAAGATTATCCTTTACTGGCGGAAATAAAAGCTATTGCAGGAGATACACCTGTTTTCATTGAAAGCGATCGTTCCTGTTATATACTGGGAGAGATCTGGCAGGGCAATGCACAGGGCTGCAAAGATGCTATATTCCTGGCAGTAGGAACAGGGATAGGTGCGGGGATCCTTATTAACGGGGAAGTATTACAGGGCGCAAAAGGAATTGCCGGGGCTATCGGCTGGATGGCACTGGACCGGCCCTTTCAGAATAGCTATGTGAACTGTGGCTGTTTTGAGAGTATGGCTTCCGGAGAAGGCATTGTTAAAGTTGCGCTTCAGCTCATCCTGAAAGATCCTGCCTATAATGGAATACTTCGCAAGGATGCATTAAGTGCGCAGGATGTGTTTGCAGCCTACCGGAAAAATGATCATATCGCTGTGGAAGTTATCCTGCAAAGTATATCGCTGTGGGCCATGGCTACAGCTAACCTGGTAAGCTTGTTCAACCCGGAGAAGATAATCTTTGGTGGCGGTGTATTTGGCCCGGCAGCAGAATTCCTGCCTGTGATTGCAGCTGAAGCAACAAGGTGGGCACAGCCTATCAGCATGAAGCAGGTAAGGCTGGAAGTCTCGGGATTGGGGAATGATGCGGGATTATATGGAGCAGCGTATAGCGCATTGCATGTTTAATTTGTTAGAAAAGTATGTACAATAAACACCTCGTATTCTGGTCAGCCTGTTTGGGATTGTTGTTATTCGGCGTAACGCTGATCACATTAGGAACCGTAGTGCTGGACCTCCGGTTGAAATTTGGACTGGATGGCATTGAAGCAGGAACACTTTTTTCTATCATGCCCATTGGTATCCTTACCGGTTCATTATTGTTTGGCCCGATCAGTGACAGGTATGGTTATAAGCTGATGTTGATATTGGCCTGTATTGGGCTGTGTGCAGGTTTTCAAGGTATCGCACACGCCTCCGGAATTGACCTGCTAAAAGGCTGCATCTTTATTTTCGGATTATCAGGCGGAGTGATCAATGGTGCTACCAATGCCGTGGTGGCGGATATCAGTACACGCGGAAAAGGCGCTTCGCTGAGCCTCTTGGGTGTATCGTTTGGTATTGGTGCATTAGGAATGCCGCAGGTACTGGGTGCTTTAAAAGATCACTATGCATGGAATGAAATAGTTTCCGCAATAGGATGGCTTACACTGGCGATGGCACTCATGTATACCTGCATCACTTTCCCGCCTGCCAAACAACAAAAGGGTTTTCCTTTAGCGAATAGTGGAAAGATGTTTGCCGATCTCACCCTGGTACTGATCGGTTTCTTTCTGTTCTGCCAGAGCAGCTTTGAAGCCATCATTAATAACTGGACCAC
This DNA window, taken from Chitinophaga niabensis, encodes the following:
- a CDS encoding ROK family protein; its protein translation is MAVLAVDLGGTKLALAVFSDDGEVLHRTAYPLDKRVGKAVGALITDAVQRIPIQVNAIGIAIPGICRHQSGTVWAPNIPGWEDYPLLAEIKAIAGDTPVFIESDRSCYILGEIWQGNAQGCKDAIFLAVGTGIGAGILINGEVLQGAKGIAGAIGWMALDRPFQNSYVNCGCFESMASGEGIVKVALQLILKDPAYNGILRKDALSAQDVFAAYRKNDHIAVEVILQSISLWAMATANLVSLFNPEKIIFGGGVFGPAAEFLPVIAAEATRWAQPISMKQVRLEVSGLGNDAGLYGAAYSALHV
- a CDS encoding MFS transporter translates to MYNKHLVFWSACLGLLLFGVTLITLGTVVLDLRLKFGLDGIEAGTLFSIMPIGILTGSLLFGPISDRYGYKLMLILACIGLCAGFQGIAHASGIDLLKGCIFIFGLSGGVINGATNAVVADISTRGKGASLSLLGVSFGIGALGMPQVLGALKDHYAWNEIVSAIGWLTLAMALMYTCITFPPAKQQKGFPLANSGKMFADLTLVLIGFFLFCQSSFEAIINNWTTTYLTAGDHMEQSSALYALSLYVAGMTVMRLLTGSIFRTVSPQHMLLISLLLMPVGILLLRSGTTFPVSAAGLILLGAGLAGGFPIMLGFVGERYSTQSATAFSFVLVIALTGNMLVNYMMGLVVQHYGVQHLITVAFAEWLVMMLICSSIVRRLK